From Salipiger profundus, a single genomic window includes:
- the thrC gene encoding threonine synthase: MRYISTRGQAPALSFEEAMLSGLARDGGLYVPETVPAMSAADIRALHGLSYEETAFRVMRPFVGDSFTDETFGDLIARAYAGFDHGARAPLVQLAPGHFLLELFHGPTLAFKDFAMQLIGQLFEEALTRRGERVTIVGATSGDTGSAAIEAFRGLDAVDVFILYPHGRVSEVQRRQMTTPSESNVHALALDGHFDDCQAKLKDMFNDFAFRDEVRLAGVNSINWARVLAQVVYYFSAAVSLGAPDRSVSFTVPTGNFGDIFAGYIAKKMGLPIDRLVVATNQNDILHRCLTSGAYETSGVHPSISPSMDIQVSSNFERVLFDAYGRDGNAVAQLMDELKSGGFKVSQGALQALREHFESGRASEEETLATIAQAKRTMGELLCPHSAVGLKVADEHRAADTPMITLATAHPAKFPDAVEQASGIRPPLPAHMADLFDRPERVTHVDNDLAALETLIRERISK; encoded by the coding sequence ATGCGCTACATCTCGACCCGCGGACAGGCGCCCGCGCTGAGCTTCGAAGAGGCGATGCTGTCGGGCCTCGCCCGCGACGGCGGGCTCTACGTGCCCGAGACGGTGCCCGCGATGAGCGCCGCCGACATCCGCGCGCTGCACGGGCTGAGCTACGAGGAGACCGCCTTTCGCGTGATGCGGCCCTTCGTCGGCGACAGCTTCACCGACGAGACCTTCGGCGACCTGATCGCCCGGGCCTACGCGGGCTTCGACCATGGCGCGCGAGCGCCGCTGGTGCAGCTCGCGCCGGGGCATTTCCTGCTCGAGCTGTTCCACGGGCCGACGCTGGCGTTCAAGGATTTCGCCATGCAGCTCATCGGCCAGCTCTTCGAGGAGGCGCTGACCCGGCGCGGCGAGCGCGTCACCATCGTCGGCGCCACCTCGGGCGACACCGGCAGCGCCGCGATCGAGGCATTCCGCGGGCTCGACGCGGTGGACGTGTTCATCCTCTATCCGCACGGGCGGGTATCCGAGGTGCAGCGGCGGCAGATGACCACGCCCTCCGAGTCCAACGTGCACGCGCTGGCGCTCGACGGCCATTTCGACGACTGCCAGGCCAAGCTCAAGGACATGTTCAACGACTTCGCCTTCCGCGACGAGGTGCGGCTGGCGGGCGTGAACTCGATCAACTGGGCGCGGGTGCTGGCGCAGGTGGTCTACTACTTCTCGGCCGCCGTGTCCCTGGGCGCGCCCGACCGGAGCGTCAGCTTCACGGTGCCCACCGGCAACTTCGGCGACATCTTCGCCGGCTACATCGCCAAGAAGATGGGGCTGCCCATCGACCGGCTGGTGGTTGCCACCAACCAGAACGACATCCTGCACCGCTGCCTGACCTCCGGCGCCTACGAGACGAGCGGGGTGCACCCGTCGATCTCGCCGTCGATGGACATCCAGGTCAGCTCGAACTTCGAGCGGGTGCTCTTCGACGCCTACGGCCGCGACGGCAACGCTGTGGCGCAGCTCATGGACGAGCTGAAGTCGGGCGGCTTCAAGGTCAGCCAGGGCGCGCTGCAGGCGCTGCGCGAGCATTTCGAAAGCGGCCGCGCCTCCGAGGAGGAGACGCTGGCGACCATCGCGCAGGCGAAACGCACCATGGGCGAGCTGCTCTGCCCGCATTCCGCCGTGGGGCTGAAGGTGGCCGACGAGCACCGCGCCGCCGACACGCCGATGATCACCCTCGCCACTGCCCACCCGGCCAAGTTCCCCGACGCGGTGGAACAGGCCAGCGGCATCCGGCCCCCCCTTCCCGCGCATATGGCCGATCTCTTCGACCGGCCCGAGCGCGTGACCCACGTGGACAACGACCTCGCGGCTCTGGAAACCCTCATTCGGGAGCGTATCTCAAAGTGA
- a CDS encoding DsbA family protein has protein sequence MKRILTTAALAAVLAAGGSWLLSPTAQPPMGAASAQDSTDQADTAETQDSAPTAEVTDMTLGDPDAPVEVIEYGSFTCPHCADFEENVFPQIKENYIDTGKVKFTFREAYFNKYDMWASLMARCGGEMKYFGIVEMLYGSQQDWARQSTEVAVADAIRKIGLQAGINKDQLDACMTDGEKLKSLVSWYQANVEEDGFNSTPSFVIDGELNTNMSYSDFSAILDERYEAAQ, from the coding sequence ATGAAGCGTATCCTGACCACCGCCGCGCTCGCCGCCGTTCTCGCTGCCGGCGGAAGCTGGCTCCTGAGCCCGACGGCGCAGCCTCCGATGGGCGCCGCCAGCGCGCAGGACAGCACCGACCAGGCCGACACCGCCGAGACCCAGGACAGCGCCCCGACGGCCGAGGTCACCGACATGACCCTCGGAGACCCGGACGCGCCGGTCGAGGTGATCGAATACGGTTCGTTCACCTGCCCGCATTGCGCAGACTTCGAAGAGAATGTCTTCCCGCAGATCAAGGAAAACTACATCGACACCGGCAAGGTGAAGTTCACCTTCCGCGAAGCCTACTTCAACAAGTACGACATGTGGGCGTCGCTGATGGCGCGCTGCGGCGGCGAAATGAAGTACTTCGGCATCGTCGAGATGCTCTACGGCAGCCAGCAGGACTGGGCCCGCCAGAGCACCGAGGTCGCCGTGGCCGACGCGATCCGCAAGATCGGCCTGCAGGCCGGCATCAACAAGGACCAGCTCGACGCCTGCATGACCGACGGCGAGAAGCTCAAGTCGCTGGTGAGCTGGTACCAGGCAAACGTCGAAGAGGACGGCTTCAACTCGACGCCCTCCTTCGTCATCGACGGCGAGCTCAACACCAACATGTCCTACTCGGACTTCTCCGCGATCCTCGACGAGCGCTACGAAGCCGCACAATGA
- a CDS encoding CaiB/BaiF CoA transferase family protein, with the protein MTSAPIGPLEGVKVIELARILAGPWAGQVLADLGAEVIKVEAPRGDDTRRWGPPFIEREDDRSAAYFHCCNRGKHSVAIDFTTPEGQEQVRELVRDADILIENFKVGGLAKYGLDYASLAEVNPGLVYCSITGFGQDGPYAHRAGYDYIIQGMSGFMSITGNPDGQPQRTGVAITDLFTGLYSVSGILAALHQRQRTGRGQQVDMALLDCAVAATANQAMNYLATGEAPGRTGNYHPNLTPYQVFDCSDGYIIIATGNDPQYQRLCRLLGLDDLAEHPDYLTNADRIRNRDPLEAHLMAETSKWSKADLLAGCEREGIPAGPINDLAEVMADPQVQARGMRISPEGVPGVRSPFRFSDAELSLGRASPKLGEG; encoded by the coding sequence ATGACCTCGGCTCCGATCGGCCCCCTCGAAGGGGTGAAGGTCATCGAGCTCGCGCGAATCCTGGCCGGCCCCTGGGCCGGTCAGGTTCTTGCCGACCTCGGCGCCGAGGTCATCAAGGTCGAGGCGCCGCGCGGCGACGACACCCGCAGGTGGGGCCCGCCCTTCATCGAGCGCGAGGACGACCGCTCGGCGGCCTATTTCCATTGCTGCAACCGCGGCAAGCACTCGGTGGCGATCGACTTCACCACGCCCGAGGGACAGGAGCAGGTCCGCGAGCTGGTGCGCGACGCCGACATCCTGATCGAGAACTTCAAGGTCGGGGGCCTGGCGAAATACGGGCTCGACTACGCGTCGCTGGCAGAGGTGAACCCCGGGCTCGTCTACTGCTCGATCACCGGCTTCGGCCAGGATGGCCCCTACGCGCATCGCGCCGGCTACGACTACATCATCCAGGGCATGTCTGGCTTCATGTCGATCACCGGCAACCCCGACGGCCAGCCCCAGCGCACCGGCGTCGCGATCACCGACCTGTTCACCGGGCTCTACTCGGTCTCGGGCATCCTCGCGGCGCTGCACCAGCGGCAGCGCACCGGCCGCGGCCAGCAGGTCGACATGGCGCTGCTCGACTGCGCCGTGGCGGCGACCGCGAACCAGGCGATGAACTATCTCGCCACCGGCGAGGCGCCGGGCCGGACCGGCAACTACCACCCGAACCTGACGCCCTACCAGGTGTTCGACTGCTCCGACGGCTACATCATCATCGCCACCGGCAACGACCCGCAGTACCAGCGGCTCTGCCGGCTGCTCGGGCTCGACGACCTTGCCGAACATCCCGACTACCTCACGAACGCCGACCGCATCCGCAACCGCGACCCGCTCGAGGCCCACCTGATGGCGGAGACCTCGAAGTGGTCCAAGGCCGACCTGCTCGCGGGCTGCGAGCGCGAGGGCATCCCCGCCGGGCCGATCAACGATCTCGCCGAGGTGATGGCCGACCCGCAGGTGCAGGCCCGCGGCATGAGGATCTCGCCCGAGGGCGTGCCCGGCGTGCGCTCCCCGTTCCGGTTCTCGGACGCCGAGCTGAGCCTCGGGCGCGCCTCTCCGAAGCTCGGCGAGGGCTGA
- a CDS encoding DUF721 domain-containing protein, producing MRRRSSTYGFALTGGLLKQDIRRASESRGFAQSRVLTHWEEIAGTEMAAISRPVEISYGRGGMGATLTLLTTGANAPLLEMRKDELRERVNAIYGYNAISRIRVTQTAATGFSEGRVAFDHRPKSASKPQPTPETVAEAHRTTEGIADEGLRQALERLGANVITRSQR from the coding sequence ATGCGACGGCGCAGCAGTACCTACGGGTTCGCCCTGACCGGCGGGCTCCTGAAACAGGACATCCGGCGCGCGAGCGAAAGCCGCGGCTTCGCGCAGTCGCGCGTGCTGACCCACTGGGAAGAGATCGCCGGCACCGAGATGGCCGCGATCTCCCGCCCGGTCGAGATCAGCTACGGCCGCGGCGGCATGGGGGCGACGCTCACGCTGCTGACCACCGGCGCCAATGCCCCCCTGCTCGAGATGCGCAAGGACGAGCTGCGCGAACGGGTGAACGCCATCTACGGCTACAACGCCATCTCGCGCATCCGCGTCACCCAGACCGCCGCCACCGGGTTCTCCGAGGGCCGCGTCGCCTTCGACCACCGCCCGAAGTCCGCGTCGAAGCCGCAGCCCACCCCCGAAACCGTCGCCGAGGCGCATCGCACCACCGAGGGCATCGCCGACGAGGGCCTGCGGCAGGCGCTTGAACGTCTGGGCGCCAACGTCATAACAAGGTCGCAACGCTAG
- a CDS encoding thymidine phosphorylase — MDARTVIAALRRGEAPSAEGLRWFAAGLADGSVSAAQAGAFAMGVCLRGLSEENRVALTLAMRDSGHVMQWDLDGPVVDKHSTGGVGDCVSLVLAPALAACGLYVPMISGRGLGHTGGTLDKLDAIPGYAVDPDETRFREVVRAAGCAIVSASAGIAPADRRLYAVRDVTATVESLDLITSSILAKKLAAGLDALVLDVKVGSGAFMKTDADARALAGALVSTANAAGCPTTAFVTDMNQPIAPALGNALEVDAAMRVLAGREQGPLHALTLALGAPLLERAGIDAPEDRLRAVLASGEAAERMGRMVYGLGGPINFVEDWGRYLPEATVIREIPAPSAGHVAAIDGEALGLAVVRLGGGRTVETDRIDPAVGLSDVVRLGTWVEAGQPLARVHAAREDEAEAAIRVVQAAITLGAPVEAGPLIRERIG, encoded by the coding sequence ATGGATGCGCGCACGGTGATCGCCGCCCTGCGACGCGGCGAGGCGCCCTCGGCCGAGGGGCTGCGCTGGTTCGCCGCCGGGCTGGCCGACGGCAGCGTCAGCGCGGCGCAGGCCGGGGCCTTTGCCATGGGGGTCTGCCTGCGCGGGCTGTCCGAGGAGAACCGGGTCGCGCTGACGCTGGCGATGCGGGATTCGGGCCATGTCATGCAGTGGGATCTCGACGGGCCGGTGGTCGACAAGCATTCGACCGGCGGGGTGGGCGATTGCGTGAGTCTCGTGCTGGCGCCGGCGCTCGCGGCCTGCGGTCTCTACGTGCCGATGATCTCGGGGCGGGGGCTCGGCCATACCGGCGGCACGCTCGACAAGCTCGACGCGATCCCCGGCTACGCGGTCGACCCAGACGAGACGCGGTTTCGCGAGGTGGTGCGCGCGGCGGGCTGCGCCATCGTGTCGGCCAGCGCCGGCATCGCCCCGGCGGACCGGCGGCTCTACGCGGTGCGCGACGTGACCGCGACGGTGGAGAGCCTCGACCTGATCACCTCGTCGATCCTTGCCAAGAAGCTGGCGGCGGGGCTCGACGCGCTGGTGCTCGACGTCAAGGTCGGCTCGGGCGCCTTCATGAAGACCGACGCCGATGCGCGGGCGCTGGCCGGGGCGCTGGTCTCGACCGCCAACGCGGCGGGTTGCCCGACAACGGCCTTCGTCACCGACATGAACCAGCCGATCGCGCCGGCGCTGGGCAACGCGCTCGAAGTGGACGCCGCGATGCGGGTGCTGGCGGGGCGCGAGCAAGGCCCGCTGCACGCGCTGACGCTGGCGCTGGGCGCGCCGCTGCTGGAGCGGGCCGGGATCGACGCGCCGGAAGACCGGCTGCGCGCGGTGCTGGCCTCGGGCGAGGCGGCCGAGCGCATGGGGCGCATGGTCTACGGGCTGGGCGGACCGATCAACTTCGTCGAGGACTGGGGCCGCTACCTGCCCGAGGCCACGGTGATCCGCGAGATCCCGGCGCCCTCGGCTGGCCACGTGGCGGCGATCGACGGCGAGGCGCTGGGGCTCGCGGTGGTGCGGCTCGGAGGCGGGCGCACGGTCGAAACCGACAGGATCGACCCGGCGGTGGGCCTGTCGGACGTGGTGCGGCTCGGCACGTGGGTCGAGGCGGGACAGCCGCTGGCGCGGGTCCATGCCGCGCGAGAGGACGAGGCCGAGGCCGCGATCCGCGTCGTGCAGGCGGCGATCACTTTGGGCGCGCCGGTCGAGGCGGGCCCGCTGATCCGGGAGCGTATCGGATGA
- a CDS encoding SURF1 family protein has translation MTRYLAPLLFGLIGAGILVGLGLWQMQRLSWKEGVLAEIEDRIGGDARPLPVMVDPEAQRYQPVALEGEILPGALRVLVSRKQIGAGYLIVSPFRTEDGRLVLLDRGFTRDENKDAARRSGPAEVLGNLHWPDDRTSSTPENDVAGNIWFARDIGAMAEALGTEPLLVVARRVTPGDPAIEPMPVDTSGIPNDHLQYAITWFSLAVVWLIMTAYYIVRQRKTGET, from the coding sequence GTGACACGATACCTTGCCCCCCTGCTGTTCGGCCTCATCGGCGCCGGCATTCTTGTCGGGCTCGGCCTGTGGCAGATGCAACGTCTGTCCTGGAAGGAAGGGGTTCTCGCCGAGATCGAGGACCGCATCGGCGGCGATGCCCGGCCGCTTCCGGTCATGGTCGACCCCGAGGCCCAGCGCTACCAGCCGGTGGCGCTCGAGGGCGAGATCCTGCCCGGCGCGCTGCGGGTGCTGGTGAGCCGCAAGCAGATCGGCGCCGGCTATCTCATCGTCTCGCCGTTCCGCACCGAAGATGGCCGGCTGGTCCTGCTCGACCGCGGCTTTACCCGCGACGAGAACAAGGACGCGGCGCGGCGCAGCGGCCCGGCGGAGGTGCTGGGCAACCTGCACTGGCCCGACGACCGCACCTCCTCGACGCCCGAGAACGACGTCGCGGGCAACATCTGGTTCGCCCGCGACATCGGCGCCATGGCCGAGGCGCTCGGCACCGAGCCGCTGCTCGTGGTGGCGCGCCGGGTCACCCCCGGAGACCCGGCCATCGAGCCGATGCCGGTGGACACCAGCGGCATTCCGAACGATCACCTGCAATACGCCATCACCTGGTTCTCGCTGGCCGTGGTGTGGCTGATCATGACCGCCTATTACATCGTGCGGCAACGCAAGACCGGAGAGACCTGA
- a CDS encoding cytidine deaminase, whose product MELDKAARTARENAYAPYSHFKVGAALRTPSGAVYAGCNVENVSYPEGTCAEAGAIAAMVAAGETEIAEAYVIADSAHPVPPCGGCRQKLAEFARGEVKVTLATVDGATLETTVGALLPGAFDRDHMDRA is encoded by the coding sequence TTGGAGCTGGACAAAGCCGCCCGGACGGCCCGCGAGAACGCCTACGCGCCCTATTCGCATTTCAAGGTGGGCGCGGCGCTGCGCACGCCCTCGGGCGCGGTCTACGCCGGCTGCAACGTCGAGAACGTGTCCTACCCGGAAGGCACCTGCGCCGAGGCCGGCGCCATCGCCGCCATGGTCGCGGCGGGCGAGACCGAGATCGCCGAGGCCTATGTCATCGCCGACAGCGCGCATCCGGTGCCTCCCTGCGGCGGCTGCCGCCAGAAGCTGGCGGAATTCGCGCGCGGCGAGGTGAAGGTGACGCTGGCCACGGTCGACGGCGCGACGCTCGAGACCACCGTCGGCGCGCTGCTGCCGGGGGCCTTCGACCGGGACCACATGGACCGCGCCTGA
- a CDS encoding alkane 1-monooxygenase, translating to MLSSDKVARITAAMPFWLTYILPPLVWLGAVQGGLWVLLPPLATWYLFSALDAALGLNRENADPLTEERQLFWYRLGVVCWAPVQFLTLYALIWYLGRADHLSGWETFGVMFGTGVMTGSVGIVYAHELLHQSNRVERSLGDWLLAMVLYSHFRSEHLLVHHLWVGTPRDPVTARYNEGFHRYYARVLRDCPVSAFRAEAALLKRRGLPWWHRRNPFWKYAALQLAMAALAVALAGWFGLLFFAVQAGVAIWQLELTNYVEHYALTRRHLGEGKYEHVKPHHSWNSAHTATNWLLINLQRHSDHHYKPDRRFPLLQTYEETEAPQLPYGYPIMTMAAMVPPLWRRIMNPKVRAWRRTWYPDIEDWAPYNKAQTPTPRGAG from the coding sequence ATGCTCTCTTCGGACAAGGTGGCGCGCATCACCGCCGCGATGCCGTTCTGGCTGACCTACATCCTGCCGCCGCTGGTCTGGCTCGGGGCGGTGCAGGGCGGCCTCTGGGTGCTGCTGCCGCCGCTGGCGACGTGGTATCTGTTCTCGGCGCTCGACGCGGCGCTGGGCCTCAACCGCGAGAACGCCGACCCGCTGACCGAGGAGCGCCAGCTGTTCTGGTACCGGTTGGGGGTCGTCTGCTGGGCGCCGGTGCAGTTCCTGACGCTCTATGCGCTGATCTGGTATCTCGGCCGGGCCGATCACCTGTCGGGCTGGGAGACCTTCGGCGTGATGTTCGGCACCGGCGTGATGACCGGCTCGGTGGGCATCGTCTACGCGCATGAGCTCCTGCATCAGTCGAACCGGGTGGAGCGCAGCCTTGGCGACTGGCTGCTGGCGATGGTGCTCTACTCGCATTTCCGCTCGGAACACCTGCTGGTGCACCACCTCTGGGTGGGCACGCCGCGCGATCCGGTGACGGCGCGTTACAACGAGGGGTTCCATCGCTATTACGCGCGGGTGCTGCGCGATTGCCCGGTCTCGGCCTTCCGTGCCGAGGCGGCGCTGCTGAAGCGCCGCGGCCTGCCGTGGTGGCACCGCCGCAACCCGTTCTGGAAATACGCGGCCCTGCAGCTTGCGATGGCGGCGCTGGCCGTGGCGCTGGCAGGCTGGTTCGGGCTGCTGTTCTTCGCGGTGCAGGCGGGCGTCGCGATCTGGCAGCTGGAACTGACCAACTATGTGGAGCACTACGCGCTGACCCGGCGCCACCTGGGCGAGGGGAAATACGAGCACGTCAAGCCGCATCATTCCTGGAACTCGGCGCATACCGCGACCAACTGGCTGCTCATCAACCTGCAGCGCCACTCGGACCATCACTACAAGCCGGACCGGCGGTTCCCGCTTCTGCAGACCTACGAGGAGACCGAGGCGCCGCAGTTGCCCTACGGCTATCCGATCATGACGATGGCGGCGATGGTGCCGCCGCTCTGGCGCCGCATCATGAACCCCAAGGTCCGCGCCTGGCGGCGGACGTGGTACCCCGACATCGAGGATTGGGCCCCTTACAACAAGGCGCAGACGCCGACCCCGCGCGGCGCGGGCTGA
- the mutY gene encoding A/G-specific adenine glycosylase, with the protein MCDAARAEDLLDWYDRHARALPWRVGPRARAEGVRPDPYRVWLSEIMLQQTTVPAVKPYFEAFTARWPTVADLAAAEDADVMAAWAGLGYYARARNLLKCARAVARDHEGIFPDSYEGLLALPGIGPYTAGAVAAIAFDRPATVVDGNVERVMARLHDEHTPLPQAKPILTEMAAALTPEARPGDYAQAVMDLGATICTPRNPACGLCPWRGACAAWEAGTMAELPKKAPKKRKPTRFGIAYLARRVDGAWLLERRPDKGLLGGMLGWPGSEWGDAPQEAPPIDAEWKTLPGEARHTFTHFHLRLTVKTALVPMDRPASRGDFIELSDFRPADLPTVMRKAFDLARGS; encoded by the coding sequence GTGTGTGACGCCGCCCGCGCCGAGGACCTGCTCGACTGGTACGACCGCCACGCCCGCGCGCTGCCGTGGCGCGTGGGGCCGCGCGCCCGCGCCGAGGGGGTGCGGCCCGATCCCTACCGGGTCTGGCTGTCCGAGATCATGCTGCAACAGACCACCGTGCCCGCGGTGAAGCCCTATTTCGAGGCCTTCACCGCGCGCTGGCCCACGGTGGCCGATCTTGCCGCCGCCGAGGACGCCGACGTGATGGCGGCCTGGGCCGGCCTCGGCTACTACGCCCGCGCCCGCAACCTGCTGAAATGCGCCCGCGCCGTGGCCCGCGATCATGAGGGGATCTTTCCCGACAGCTACGAGGGGCTGCTGGCTTTGCCGGGGATCGGACCCTACACCGCCGGGGCGGTGGCCGCCATCGCCTTCGACCGGCCGGCGACGGTGGTCGACGGCAACGTCGAACGGGTCATGGCGCGGCTGCACGACGAGCACACGCCGCTGCCGCAGGCAAAGCCCATTCTCACCGAGATGGCGGCAGCGCTGACGCCCGAGGCACGGCCCGGAGACTACGCGCAGGCGGTCATGGACCTCGGTGCCACGATCTGCACGCCGCGCAACCCCGCCTGCGGGCTCTGCCCGTGGCGCGGCGCCTGTGCCGCATGGGAGGCGGGCACCATGGCGGAGCTGCCGAAGAAGGCGCCGAAGAAGCGCAAGCCCACGCGGTTCGGCATCGCCTATCTGGCGCGGCGCGTCGACGGCGCCTGGCTGCTGGAGCGGCGGCCCGACAAAGGGCTGCTCGGCGGGATGCTGGGCTGGCCCGGCAGCGAGTGGGGCGATGCGCCGCAGGAGGCGCCGCCTATCGATGCCGAGTGGAAGACCCTGCCGGGCGAGGCCCGCCACACCTTCACCCACTTCCACCTGCGGCTGACGGTGAAGACCGCGCTGGTGCCCATGGACCGACCGGCAAGTCGCGGTGATTTCATCGAATTGTCCGATTTTCGCCCCGCCGATCTGCCTACGGTGATGCGAAAGGCCTTCGATCTCGCGCGCGGCAGCTGA